TCCCCCCTTATTCTTTCTGAAGCACATCCACCAAACACTTTCCTAAAATACTTGTTATATGTCCTTACTGTGAAAGTCCTTAGCAAGCCAAAGAAATGAAGGAGTATCTGACCACCGGATGAATTTCACAAAATTGGCTGGCCCTGAATAGCTacagccatctttatttatacttcaaaacaagcatgtttttctATAGGAACAAACATGTTTTTCCTAATGTTAACATCTGGCAAAAATAAATATGCCAAATATATTTtcccaacttttacatcaaaacatattttaaaccaaaaacaacacTAATTATTTTGATAGCTTGACCAAATATTAAGCCAGGTTCATACTGTCTTTACAAAATTAAAGATGataaacataggcacacattttcaagaacaacaatatCATTCAAAACTTAACAAAGCATATTTAGAGAAATAGGGGTGAATTGCCTCCaatcctgtcagcactgaatcagaACAGCTCCCAGGGTCTGGAGTGACAGCTGACATCTCCAgataagaaacctgagaagcatcagctcgcaaagaattttaggggaaaatatttgagaaaaaaaaaatgtgatttccaGGAATGAACACATCTGTTCTATGTGTGATTGATGTAATATCACAAAATCCaccaagagaatcatcaatatTATGAGAAAGATGAGCGAATTCAGGCAGCACAGTCCCAGCAGTATCCTGTGCTACCCCAAAATCCACTGGTCCTTTCTGAGAGAGACTGTCCCTGTGGACTTTGCCTCATCTGGAGACACATTGAACAAGCACTCATAAACTGGCCTGAAACTAGGCCATATGGCTCCCATCACTTGCCTACTCATAGATTGGAACCTCAAAAACATGACTATATGAAAGTAGTTAACCCACTTAGGTCTTAGGAAACTAAGGACTGAAGAAGTTGGAAAGCAAAGATCAACACTGAAATCTGGGAATAATTTGTCCACTCAATAAATATGTACTGAATGgtttttatttgtagatgattTGTGTGTTAAGCACTGGGATTGAAAAAAATGTTCTGTTCTCATGCTATCTACTTTCTAATTGTGACTACAGGTCAATATCAGACTAATAAAACATCTCATCTTTGAGATGACAGCAAGTAAGTAGTACATTGAATAAGTCAGAAAGTAGAGGTGGGATGTATGCGTCCAGCTTTGAGTCTAGAGGAGCCTTCCAAATTAAGATatgtttgaggaaaaaaaaaaaacaaatatagaaacaaaGGAAAGTTGTTACTTGATAAAGGCCTTCAAGAAATTAATTAGGGCCTTCCAGAAATCTTTGATCTTCTCAGAGATTTTATAATGGCCTCTTTTACCTCCTTATTCCTCAGGCTATAGATGACTGGATTCAGTAATGGAGTCACCACTGtgtaaaacacagaaacaactCGATCCCCCTCTGAGGACTGGTCTGCATTATCTCTCAGGTACATGAAGATAAGGGTACCAAAGAAGAGAGCTACAGCAGTGAGGTGGGATGTGCAGGTGGAGAAAGTCTTGGCCCTACCTCCAGCAGAGCGTATCTGCATGATGGCCACAATGATGAACAGATAGGACACAGAGATAACCACAATGCAAGCAGGCATGACAAAAATGGCAAAGACAATAATCACTACTTCCTGGATATAACTGTCCCCACACACAAGTTTTAATAGAGGAGGGAGGTCACAAAAAATGAAGTTAATCTCATTGCTTCCACAAAAGGAGAGAGTAAAGGCTGTGACAGTCCGTACAAAGCCACTAGAAAAACCAGCCACATATGCCCCAGTGACCAAGCCTACACGGGCCTTCTCTGTCATGATGGTGACATAAAGCAATGGTTGGCACAcagccacatagcggtcataggccataaTTGCCAAGAGGTAGCAGTCAATGGAagcaaagaaagtaaaaaggaagAACTGAGCTGCACAACGAACTTGAGAGATGGTTGTGCCATGTTCCCATAGTACAGTCAGCATCTGAGGGATGATAACAGAGGAGTAGCAGATGTCCACAAAGGAAAGGTGGCTGAGGAAAAAATACATTGGGGTTTGAAGTCGACGATTCTTCTGGATCAGGATGATCATTCCTGTATTCCCCAACAGAGTAGAGAGGtagaaactcaaaaacaaaaggaagagagggagcccCCACTCAGGATGTTCAGTGAATGCAGTCAGAAAGAACTCAGTCACGAAGGTATAATTCCTCCCAGCCATCCATCTAGAGGTTTACCTGTGAGGGCTAAGACAAGATCCAACTCAGAAGGGAAGAATAAGTTATTACAAGTAGTAGAGCTTAAATTGAATCTCTGATATGTAGCTTTTGACTACCACAAAGATTGCAGACTAAGGAAGACATAGAGAAATGCAGAGCTCACTCTAATATAAAACATGATGTATCTTTCTATTATAGTAGGAATGCGGAGAAAGTGATTCTTGGACCGACAACCTAGATCTTGTATTTACAATTGCTCTCCCATTGGCTATGTTATATTATATGGAGCACTTAATCTTTCTGAACCTCAATTCCTTTCCTGTCAAAAGAGGCTAATATACCCATGTGTTTGTGAGGTGATATGCTGATTAAAACAGATGCAGAATGATACTGAAAAGCTAAAATCACTACATAGGCATACAGTTGcttgttaaaaaatttaaatgagcaTCTTCTGTTAGCttcctctcatttaattttcaatAACCACTGTCACTACATGATAGATTTTCTTCTTAATGAAATTTCATGTCAAATTAAATTTGTCTTTCAAGTGAAAGCATAATGTGAAACACTCAGAAATGTGATCCttgaaatataatttcttttagaaaaatcgTGAATACATATAATTCTTCCAAAGAAGAACAATACAgctaaagaataataaaaataaaacttctataTTTGAAAGTTTGTGGATCTGTCATGGATGGTAGAgacaagaggccatgaatttcatAATAGAGGCATTAGAGTTCCTAGACCATATCATCCCAAGAGTTTTAAGGATCAGTGAATCTACATTACTGTAGCATGCACCACTAAAAAGCCTTAGAGAAGTTCTGCTCTCATCAGTATACCTAGAAATCTTCTTGGTTCAATTATAATCAGGTAGATGAATTACAAAACAGGTAATTTAATATTTATCTACCAAAACAAGTAACACAAGGAGATACTCCTAAGAATAGGCTTGTGTCTAACTTTGTGCCTAATCCCCAGAACTTATGAGTGCCTAACATTTTTGCATAAATAACATATGAGAACTTATCatttgataatattttatattctatttgaTCACCAAAGGGATTAGAATTTACACCTTATTGTTTCTTCTTAAGGGTATCTAGTAACTTTTAATTCATTGAAAAGCATTCTTTCTACATGTGGTATATTCATTAATGAAATCATGTTGAGCAACCAGAGAATTTCTTTCACTAGTTCTGTCAAAATGAGCATTATATATTCTGTAAAGGAAACAGCATAAGTCAAAATATATGCATTATTAATCAGCAATGGACTCTGTTTatagaaatatttgttttcagtttaactgtatgaattctttaaaaacagCTGCTGTCCTATTTTAAGTTGTCCGTATAATTAAGAttctatatagatatataaatacataagcaCACTGGCGTTAGCCTTGCAACCAAGAGAGAAAACATAAGCTCCTACAGGTATCTATCAAAGACCCATGATGATTGATTTATTATTCTCAAAGCCTCTAGTAAAACACAGTTTAATAATAAACAGCACATATATATGAAAGGAGAATAAAGCAGAAACTATTCTGCAATCTAGTATTGATGAACTAATGAGGAAGTCTGACTGAATGGATTTTGTAGTTCTTGAAAAAGTTCCTCAACAGGCTGTAAAAAAATGACTTTGGTGATTAGAATAGCAAATGCTACTAAAGCCAAGTCAGTGATGAATTGATCCATCAGGGctgacaacaaagaaaaaaaaacttagacaCACAAACTGTGAGTTGTCTTTACCTGAATTCTTCTGTGCCTTTTTTCTTGGTGTGGTATTGCTATCTATGGCCTGACATTCCAGGTGATTTCTGCATCCAGTTCACCATGCAGAGCTGTGAGTAAGTCATACTTCCTTTCTATCTTTAATTCCCTTGACTTTATTCCGCTTTGCTAAAAATGCAGCTCTTTCTCATAACTATAGCACTATGGTTGAGATAGGTCACACCCAGTTCTTTTATGTCTTAATATCACTGCAAGGAACCACTCTTCCTTCTCAACATTAGCAAACCAATATATCCCTGACCCTGGTTTCCTAAGATTGCTTCAGACTCCTGCCACAATAGTAGGGCTTAAAGAACCAGTAAGTATCCCCAAGTTTCCGATCCCAAACATTCTGAATATAAGAAGTTTGATATAGTCACTGCCAAAGTGTTACAGTCTAATTAGCTCTTGAGGTGACTCTCCAGGGAAGGCAATTGTGTGACTTCCTAACAAGGTATCTAATATCTTTGAAAGTTGCTCTCTAATTTCAAACTCTCAAATCCCCATGACATGTCTAGCCAACTCTCATACAGTGTAATAGAGCTAGTTCACAGACTTTGCACCAAAAGGAATGCAATTTTGGAAAGTCTCCTATACCTCACTTTGATGCCACTCTAACCAACTATGACTTGATCACTAAATGATGCTATTTCTTAATAATGAGCTCTTAATTGCCATGGCCAAGACATACTGGAATATGTGACTGTGAAAGTTCACTGCTTactgaatatgatcaaagcatatgatatacatatataaaaagtcAGGGTATTGTGGTATGGAACCTGTAATTTCagatctcaggaagcagaggcaggaagacttggAAATTCAAGGCTACAAATGGATGCACAAATTACAACAAGACACTGgttcaagagagacagagaagagagaatgaaggcACCACATCGTTTGAAGCTGATTAATTtgttaaattaatatattttcagtTGGCAAAAGCAGAAAGTGAAGCGAATgagaattcacaaaaaaaaatattatggagTTCAAGAGTGATTAGGCAGTGAACTAACTAATTTCTACCAACAAACTTAGAAAATTCCCCAGGATAATTATAACCTTCAACACATCTCTGGTTCTGAAAATTCAAACTATATGAGAAATTCTCAAGGTACTGTCTGAAAGGTGAATAATAATAGAGCCACCTCCAGGGATTCTGACTCGGTATctttagcatgaatcttaaaagtccttattaataaaatcaaacctgaggccagttattggagtgaacactggaagatcagagagacagaacaagccacagctaacctcacctggccaacttctcagctggtcttgtttcctcagactggaggtttctgagtcctcatccagaatgggtctcagctgaactgtgctgctcaaaacctaaaagcttaaccagccaaatgcttaaccagcgaaatgcttaaccaggccaaatgcttctagtttctggtcctcacgccttatatacctttctgctttctaccactactccctgggattaaaggcttgctttctgggattaaaggcatgtgccacccatgcctggccatttccaatgtggccttgaactcacagagatgcagagggacttttgtctctggaatgctaggattaaaggcgtgagtgccaccattttctagcctctgtatctagtggctgtctgttctgtgaccccagataaatttattagggtgcacagtattttggggaacacaataccaccaaggTATCCATCATGGGAAGTAGATATCTATATTGTTCATGATTACCTCAAGGCATTCTGATACAAATAATCTCCAAAAATATATCTGAAGACAATTCTTGAAGATTGCTCTAGGAGTCTAGCCCTTCTTGACCTTCTGTGTGTGGTGCCACAAACTTAAAGTGCCATCCTTCCTCATGAGAGAACCTCAataaggcatttttaaaatgtccctCTGTCTTATAAATGAGTTTTGAAATCTAAAGATAGAAAACATCATAACAATGACCTGAAACGGGGTTTACTGGTTTGACTGAGCCTATCCTGAAAATGGACAATACAAGGAGATTATAGAATCTGCTTAAACTACACTGTCCTTAAGAATCCCCCTGGGAATTGATAAAAATCCAAAGATCTATAATTTAGTGTGTAATAATTAAGTCATAATGTCTGAGTGTAGATGCCAGAAAccagaatattttgtttttactccCCTAGTGACTATAGTATGTAGAAAAGCTGGAGAGTAACTGACAGGATGCTCCTGCATGTTCTCGGGTGTCTGAGACAGATGTTTCAGGAACATGGTTTTAATATTCCCATACACTTAAAGACAACTCTTtgatatttattctttatatagAAAATCATACTGTATAACAGCATGTATAGAGCTGTATAATTAAGAAACCACCTTCCATGGATTCTAAAGGACAATTATATGCTATTTCTTGACATAAATCCTAATATCATTGTGATTAATGTTATGTTTCATCCAATGGCTGAAAGGAAAGAACAAgccagagaaaaataaagactattactgcacgcacacacacaaaagaaagaaagaaaagaaaagaaaccacaccaTCTTTAACCCACAAATTCCCCAAAGCTTTTAAGCATAGATCTTCCATTTCATTAACAGCCTGATACTCCTGGGGAGGGGTACCCATTAGACAGTATAGATTTAAAATGGCTCAGAAATTATCCAAATGCCAAATGACAAAGCagtaattaatttaataaaaacacagCATCTTTTGTCTTTATTATGATTTCATGTATGATTATGATTACACATGATTCATCTCTAGATCTGACTCCTTTAGGTCATGGTGTGACTTTCGCCATACAAGCGAATGCTTCTACTGGGAAAGGTCTTGGGATGTAATTTGTAGAAGTAGCATCCTTCCAGATAGTTCCCTAGGGAATTGTAAGATACTATCTGTCCCTCTATGAAAGACTGTCTCTAGAGTCATTAAGAGGATCCCATAGCTGTTTCCCTAAAGCACTATTTCATAAGCAGTATTGAGTACACTCATTTGCCCCACCACCCCTAGATATTGGGGTAATCAGCTGTTCAGGCAACTGGAGCTCCATTTTCAGGAAGAATTGAATAAGTTCAATGAACTATGCCTATCTGGTTAGGTACATTGAATCATTCTACAATATATTACATACAAAACATCATATCATACCTCATAAATAGGCACATTGAAGACAATGTGATAATTCTGTGAGTAAATGTGTTTACCATGCAAGCCTTGTAACCTGAGTCAAtctccaaaacccacataaaggtggatgaaaaaaaagaataaaaagaattcaCTCCATATAGTTGtttcctgacttccacatgcacactgtggcacataGTTCCTCCTGACACAGGTACTTTTGTAGTAAGAATGGGTCATGTTCTtgtagaggtggctcagcagtcaagagcactggtgGATACTCCAGAGGACATAGatacaattcccagcacccatatggtatcCCACAatcatctacaactccagttccatagaTCTAATGATCTCTTCCGGCCTCAACAAGCACCAAGCATACATATGgtccatacacacatgtgcaaactaacacccatagacataaaataattttatttgttttttggaggTTTCtcttacagccctggctgttctgaagttcactctatagaccaggctagcctcaaactcagagattcacctacctctgcctcttgagtgctgggattaaagacatgcacctcCATCACCTGgcataatttttttcccttttattttattttacaataccattcagttctacatatcagccacggattcccttgttctcccccctcctgcgccctcctcttcctccagcctatccccccatttccacctcctccaggacaaagcctcccccgaggactgagattgacctggtagactcagtccaggcaggtccagtcccctcctcccagactgagccaagcgtccctgcataagccccaggtttcataCAGCCAACTCaggcaatgagcacaggacctggtaccactgcctagatgcctcccaaacagatcaagccaatcaactgtctcacctattcagagggcctgatccagttgagggcccctcagcctttggcaagggatacggtcaacaaggcaaagtgacagcctacagaatgggaaaaggtcttcaccaaccccacatctgacagaggactgatatccagaatatataaggaactcaagcaattagacatcaaaaagaccaacagtccaattgacaaatgggctatagaactaaacagagaattctcaacagaggaaactcaaatggctgaaagacatttaaggaattgctcaacatccctaatcatcagggaaatgcaaatccaaacaactctgagataccgccttatgcctgtcagaatggctaagatcaaaaacactgaagacaccttatgctggagaggatatggaactcggggaactctcctccactgctggtgggaatgcaagcttgtacaaacactttggaaatcaatatggcactttcttagaaaattgggactcaatctcccccaagatccagctataccactcctgggcatatacccaagaaatgctcaatcataccacaagagcacttgctcagctatgttcatatcagcattgtttgtaatagccaaaacctggaaacaacctagatgcccttcaactgaagaatggataaataaattgtggcacatatacacaatggaatactactcagcagagaaaaacaatgatatcatgaggtttgcaggcaaatggatggatctagaaaaaattctcctgagtgaggtaacccagactcagaaagacaaatatggtacgtactcactcataggaggatactagaggtggaacaaggatgactggactgctactcacatcaacagggaggctacctggaaaacaggaccccaagaaagacacgaggatggctcaatgacagagaaatggctgagatctacatgaacaacctggacatgagtgggagtaatgaagggtgagggtcgaggaaaagagagcctgtgggagctggagactgcagctggaccaagaacagagtgggagaacaaggaataggagaccatagtaaatgaagaccacatgagaaaaggaagaaacaaagagctagagaggtccacagaaatccacaaagatacccccacaatagactgctggcaatggtcgagagacagctggaactgacctacgctggtgatgggatggccaaacaccctaatagtcgtgccagaaacctcatccaaggactgaggaatctggatgcagagatccacagctaggccccaggtggagcaccaggagtctaattagcgagaaagaagagggtttatatgagcgagaattgttgaaaccaaggttgggtaAAGCACAAGAACAagtagccaaacgaatggaaaggcataaaatatttttaaaaattgtattgactttaaaataataaaagaaatcagTCACCATGCAAAAGATCCAATGATTGTAGGTGCAGGGTGGAGGCTGTGGAGTGAGGATGGATGAGATCAAAACATAAGGAACTAAAAGTTCTCAAGAACTAATAAAGGAGGAGAAACAAAGAAACCCCAAGAAGTGATTAAATTAGGCTTACAAAATAGTTTTCCCGGAGTATATTTTCCCTGAGATAAAACTTTGAAATGGAAGCCCAACAAGACTGACTAGTGTGTGTATGCCTGAGGACAACTTTAGGtgacataaatatacatatacatatactcatacacacgtacatatatgtttacatatgtgtgtgagagagagcatgtgtgaaATAAATTCAGTCTTCTGAGATAGACATAGGTAGGAAGACATCTGttatgtagattattgaattaaATGTCTTAACTCACATAATCCATGCAACAATACCATAGCTTAAATACATTACTAGCTTTACTTTAAGGAGATAAAGAGAATTTATGCATAGAAAGCTGAAGTGGCCCCTTAATAGTCCCATCATAGAAACATATCTGCATTTGAGTGCATAAGTCTGCTATAAGTCTCCTTCCAGAACACATACTCCAAAGTGTCTTTCATACTGAGATTTCTCAGGAGGTTAATTCTGATCATTTGGGAATTCTTGGGAGAATATGCATGTCTCTGTCTACATTTCTCCTTTCAGTCTCTCAAATGACAGGAGGTTTGCTAAGTTACAGAATAAGTAGATTATAGCAGAAAACTCGTACTATCCCTGACCAAgttgtttcatattttatatagtaTCAGCACAGTAGTCCCTGGTGATGAGATAGGCTCACCTTACTCACTGATAGTCACTTTTCTACCTATAGCCAATGGGACAAGGACATGACCCTGGGCAAACTGATTACAAGCAGTAACAGTCTCTTCCCCCAAGTAGCCTTTTCATTTAACTACTATACATGGATATCTGGGCCTTTGAGGCAGAAAGTCATGGTCTGAAACAGGTAATGGCACTAGGAGGTTCAGTTTTTAATGTCTAAATGTAAGTTCTCATGACTAAATATTCTTGGGTGGGTCATATGCCATTTCAAGGCTTTAAAACAACTACTGCCTCTAAATGTCCTTAGAAAGAACTTGGGCAGCACTCACCCTGATTCAGAGTTACCTCTCATTTCATCATTGCTTTTCCTGTTATCACTTTACATATTTTAGACCTGCAGGATTTTTGTAGGTTCTCATAAGATATTAAATTAAAAGGAGTAGTCAGGCAGCAGTGGGGcattcctttagtcccagcactcaggaggcagagccaggcagatctctgtgagtttgaggccagcctggtctacagagcgagatccaggacaggaaacaaaacaacacagagaaaccctgtcttgaaaaaaaccaaaaaacaaacaaacaaacaaataaataaataaataaaggaatattGTAACTCAAATAGCTCAAGCTTTCCAATTTTCAGTCAAACAGTCTCAGGACCCAAAATTAAAAGATTACTAATGATTGGAATAGTTGACATTCAAGCTATGACTATTTAGGAACACTGATTAACTAGTACTTTACCCACAAGTCCCTTGCTGATCACAAATTTCAAAGACACTAGATGCAGATGACTGGTAACTGaacttacttttctttaaaatctttaagGTCTGTCCTCTTTACCCCCCAAATCCTCATGGGGATATGTATCCAGAGATAATTGCCATTTGGTGCTTTCCTTATGAGGTTTCCCAGCTTCATCAGAGTATCTATATATGAACTTCACAGAATGATAGAAGATCAAAGATTCCCAGTGATTCCTAATGTATCCTGTTTCACCTCCtagaatttatataaaatatgaaaacttcCTGTCTTACAAATTCAGCTTCCCTACCCTTCATTCCCATTCCCAAACCTAATTATTCACTTTTGAAATGCTTGCTATCTATCATAACCCATGCCTGAcaagatttcaaagaaaaaaaattacttgctATACTTAATGTCAAGTtgtttatgaaataatttaaaagttagcAGGATTAAAATTCAAGTCTTTGGGGTGCATTTAAGTGTTAGAGTGCTCATTTGTTATGCAAAAGACGTTAGGTTCAATTACAAAGACTCCTCAAATGAAACCCAAATAATCCAAATATGTAGAAAGAATCTTAGAACCCAGATTGATTGTTGTAATGATCTTACTCAACCCTCTGCCTCacttggaagagaaagaaatcaaaataaagaacCTGGGATTACCTTTATTGAAGACAATAGAGTAGGTTGGTGTGTATCACTAGATGAATAGACAGAGAAGAGATGGTGTACATACACATTTGAGTATTAGTCATTAagcataaaattttcatttgaagGAAAATTGGTGAAACTTGCAGTCATCATGTTACATGAAGtaaccagattcagaaaagacaaCAACTGCATGTATTCCCCTTTGGAAacaatattcaaataaaatcagATATAAAAGCAGAAGGGAGACTTTTGGGGATATGAAAGGGAATCAACAGGAGAAAGGGAGATGAGCAAGAGAGAATTTGAGAGAGAATATATCAAagtaattatatgtatatatgaaaatgtcataggaaaacccattattttatataattagcaTGCACccatttaaaaaggaagatattTTTCTCTCCACAGTGGGAAATTTATTCTTTATACATCTGTTCCTTTCCTGGTGAGCTCCTTGTACTCCAAAAATTCTAATAGAGAAAATATACTGGTTTTATTCTCAAAGAGCCAATATTGTCTTTATCattctatagaaaaaaaattataactcatTTATAATTTACAGCTAATTGCATAATGTTTAAACTGAACTATGTATTAGCCATCTCTTTAGAAAAGCTATTCATTTTCAAACAGGATTTTAATACAAAATTGTATTAGAAACAAATGGAattcattataaaaattataatgtattaaatacaaagtaatattgcttataaaataatacattcaaTGAAAATATATCTAGTAGTTTGTCAGTTTttatacaaatttatttttgttttatgttgagaATCATAGACTCattctttttcctcatttcatTCTTGTTTTACCAGCTTAGTTTATGAACATTTTCAATCTGGTCAGCTATTACAGAATTGTGGCAAGGGTCATGGATTGAcataaaaaaactaagaaaattgaaaagaaacagaatggtTGATACTGACAGCTGATTTTTGCTGGGAGATCTCATATTCATCATTGTATTTAATTTTGTAATATATCTTTAATTAGGAGTTCTTATACCTCTTTTAGACTAAGAAATTAATATGCCCAAAGCCTCACTAGAGGGAAAATAGGATTTAGATTCTTCTGCATACTCTGACTCTGAAGaaggaaatatttctttaatttcaaaatgaaaattttatttgcaaCAATGTCTTTCTCACTTGCTTGAAACTCAAATGAGACCATTCACAGTAACGAAAAATTATTCCCAAAGCAACTACTACTTGATGTAGACTTTGTACCTAGaagtgaaggaaatgaatattcTGTCTAGGGGTTTCTCAGTTTTTGTATAGGACCCACATTTACTATCCCCCTTAAGCAAATCTTTGCCCTAGAACataagtgtagctggagagtttctctcttgGTCCCTCCAAGCCTCCACaatcccacagcccacttataaaataatcactcagacgcttatattacttataaactgtatggccgtggcaggcttcttgctatctgttcttatatctctctctcaggggaaggatggcagcgagtggtaagataaggtggtcttagctcttggctactgctctaatctctgggcttttaactctgcatttgtgtttcttatttaataagaccatttagaatttcatctacacataAGGTATGCTTGAACTATCTATATATGCCTACACTGAATGTGCTATGCCTGACATAGGATGCTTAGTGAGAACCAAGTGTGAGGAGGAACAGCAATACACTGTGTCTTTAATAAACTACACTACACTTAGTCCTTGTGGAGGCCTCAGAATATGTCAGTTAGCTTATTTCGTCGTGAAACTCTTATCAGAACatgacaaagaaaacaagaaatacaatGAATTAAGGATTAGCAAGGCAATTTGAAATTT
The nucleotide sequence above comes from Peromyscus maniculatus bairdii isolate BWxNUB_F1_BW_parent chromosome 1, HU_Pman_BW_mat_3.1, whole genome shotgun sequence. Encoded proteins:
- the Or9q2 gene encoding olfactory receptor 9Q2; protein product: MAGRNYTFVTEFFLTAFTEHPEWGLPLFLLFLSFYLSTLLGNTGMIILIQKNRRLQTPMYFFLSHLSFVDICYSSVIIPQMLTVLWEHGTTISQVRCAAQFFLFTFFASIDCYLLAIMAYDRYVAVCQPLLYVTIMTEKARVGLVTGAYVAGFSSGFVRTVTAFTLSFCGSNEINFIFCDLPPLLKLVCGDSYIQEVVIIVFAIFVMPACIVVISVSYLFIIVAIMQIRSAGGRAKTFSTCTSHLTAVALFFGTLIFMYLRDNADQSSEGDRVVSVFYTVVTPLLNPVIYSLRNKEVKEAIIKSLRRSKISGRP